From the Pseudodesulfovibrio indicus genome, the window GATCATGCCGGGCAAGGTCAATCCGGTCATTCCGGAGGTGGTCAACCAGGTGGCCTTCATGGTCATCGGCCACGACGTCACCGTGACCATGGCCTCCGAGGCGGGCCAGCTGGAGCTGAACGTCATGGAGCCGGTCATCGGGTTCTCCCTGTTCCAGTCCATGAACATGCTGCGGCGGGCCTGCCTGACCCTGGCGGACAAGTGCGTTTCCGGGATCACGGCCAACCGGGAGCGGTGCCGCGAGCTGGTGGAGAACTCCATCGGCCTGGTCACGGCGCTCAACCCGTACATCGGCTACGAGAAGTCCGCCGAGATCGCCAAGGAGGCCATGCGCACCGGCGGGTCGGTCTACCAGATCGTGCTGGAGAAGGGCTATCTGAGCCGAGAGGAGCTGGACGACATCCTCCGCCCGGAGAACATGGTCAAGCCGAGGTACGTGCATCGCAGGTGAATCGCGAGCCCCGCTCCGTGGCCTCCTGCGGGCGAGGATTGCTTTTTATTCGAAGTTCCTCTAGGGTTTTCTAGACTAAATCGAGAAAATCTCCCGTTTTCCGTCGCCCCGACACGGGGCGGCCAGGAGGCTGCATGCGACAAGTCACAGCGTTGCTCGCGGGGCTGGCCCTGCTCACCCTGGCCGGTTGCGGGTCCATGAACCCGTATCCGCAGCACGTCTATTCCAAGCCCCCCTCCGAACGCGCCCAGAGCGGCACGCTCGACCCCAAGACTCGCCCCTACACGGTCCTCGGCAGGACCTACTATCCACTCCAGACGCCGCGCGGGTACGACGAGGTGGGCCTGGCCTCCTGGTACGGCCGCGATTTCCACGGCAAGAAGACGGCCAACGGCCAGATCTACAACATGTACGGGGTGTCCGCGGCCCACAAGACCCTGCCCTTGGGGTCCCGCGTGCGGGTTACCAACCTGGAGAACGAGCGCAGCGTGGTCCTGGTCATCAATGACCGGGGACCGTTCGTGAACCAGCGCATCCTCGACCTCTCCTACGGCGCGGCCAAAAAGCTCGGCACCGTGGACCGGGGCGTGGCCAAGGTCCGGGTCACGGCCCTGGACAGCTGGACCCGGGGCCCGCGCCCGAGCGGATTTCCGTGGCCGCAGTCAAACGGTACCAGGTGCGGGTCGGGGCCTTCGCCGTGCGCGACAACGCCGAGCGCGTACACCGGCGGCTGGTGGGCGCAGGCTACCCCGGCGCGAGCATCGCCATGGTCTCCCGCGACGGCCAGGTACTGCACATCGTGGTGGCCGGCAGCTTCGCCGACAGGGATCAGGCGGAGCGGGTCCTGGAGGCCCTGAAACGCGAATTTCCGACCAGCTACATTATCAGTTGAAATCGGTCCGAAGTACTGGCATAGCTTCCAGGTTTTGTATAAAACTTTTGATGGGCGGCGCTTTTAGGGCTTCCCATAACTTTGGCGAGAGTGTATGATACGGAGAACTGATCGCGTGTCACAAGTAAATAGCATCAAAAAACCACTATAGGAGTTTTTCTATGACCAAAGCTGAACTCGTAGCGAAGATCGCTGAAAAGAACGGCACTTCCAAAGCTCAGGCCGAAGCCGCCATGAACGCCATCCTGGACACCATTCAGGAAGAGCTGGCCGCCGGCAACAAACTGACCCTGACCGGCTTCGGCACCTTCAGCGTCAGCGAGCGCAAGGCCCGCACTGGCCGCAATCCTCGCACCGGCACCGCCCTGAACATCCCGGCCTGCAAGGTTGCCCAGTTCAAGCCCGGCAAGGTCCTGAAGGAAGCGGTACGATAATTTATTTGGTAAAGTCTTAGCACTTTATTCAGTGAATGCAAGGGGGTATGTCTTTACGGCATACCCCCTTTACTTGTGGCTGTTTTCTTTATAATGTTTATAAAAATAAAGGTAAATTTTATGGGTGAATCATACAAAGTGATCGATGTTCGATATGACACAGGAGAGCATATGCCTGTGTTGGTCGCTCCAGATGGAAGTGTGCCAGCATTACCTGCTTTTTATGTGACAAGCATCTGCCGTCCTAAAGACTCATCTTCTACAATGAAGATAAAATTGACCTCTATAAAACACTTTTATCAATGGGCGGATTTGTGTGGAATTGATCTTGATGAGCGTTTTAGTCGTCGAGAAGTCTTAACTCCAATTGAAATTGATAGCTTGATTTACGCTTGCAGTCTTCAATTCAAATGTATGCTTTCCAATTTCAATATTGCATCTGGGGCAAGCACTCGTCGCGGTGTTGTTAGCCTTAATCCTCAACAGGAAATGAAGAGTGTTAATGCCGCAACGCATTATTCAAGATTAAGGCAAATTCATGCCTACACAGATTGGTTCTTTTTAGAGAGCATAAAAAATATGGACCCTCGCAGCTCTGCATACAAAGAGGCATTGAGTAACAAACATAATATGCTCTCTTGGTTAAAAGAAAGAACTCCTAAAGCAACCGTAGTCGGTGGGAACAGTCTTGTTCCACCAAAGGGATTTGACTTGAGTGTTCAGCAACGGATTATGGAAGTTATAGAGTCTGATCACCCTGAGAATCCTTGGAAAAATGACTTCGTTAAAATTAGGAACCAACTATATATAACCATCTGTCTGGCCCTTGGAATAAGACTAGGTGAAACGTTAAAAATTAAAACAGAAGATGTTGTCCTGTCTGGAAAAACTCCTCATATCGCAATTCGTAGGCGTGTGGATGATCCCAAAGACAAGAGAAAGCGCGCCCCAAAAGTAAAAACTAAAGAACGCCCTTTAGCTATTGGTAGAGATTGGTATCCCTTGCTCCGTTTATACATAGATAAATACTGGCGCAGGATGAGAAACGCCAGAAAACATGGATATTTGTTTGTTTCTCGATATGGGAATGAATTTTCCTATGAAGCAGCAATGAAAATCTTCTATCAGTTAAGGCAAAAAGTTCCGGGAATGCCTGACAACCTAACCCAACATTTGATTCGACATGCCTGGAATGAGCGTTTTTCGGAAGCAGGAGAGGCTAAAGGAACTCCACATGATGTTATGATGGAATCTCGCCGCTTTCTCATGGGGTGGTCTGTAAATTCCCGAATGCCAGACCTTTATGATCGCAGATTTACTATACGAAAGGCTGATGAGATTTCATTAGAGATGCAGGATAATTTCTTTAAGAAGGATTCTAAGGAATGAGTGTCTCTTCTCTCGGTTACTATATTCAAAGCGGTTCTCGCTTCACTAGAGATGGTTATGAGTATGACCCCTCGGATGATCACTGGTATATTGTGGGTGCTGGTAGAGGACGTCACTTTCGCTTTGATGAAATGAGAAAGTGCTTGTCCTCAAAGTTGGTCGATGAAGTAAAGATAGGCTTAGTCGTCTCTTTAGACAAATTGGCAGTCGCTACAGCTCAACTTCATTATCGATACTTTTTGACTTTTTTGCGTGAAATGTATCAGCACGAAAGCGAAGTTGATAGCATCACAGGTTTGGATTTCGTGAATTTTACCCAAGTCTGTGAGCCTGCTTACAGCAAAACACTAAGGCGATTTTTGAGAATTCTGCATAATCTAGGCCTTGGGGGCTGACTTCCGATGACATTGAATTAATTAACCAAGTATACTTGCGTCCTCCCGAGCCATATCTGGCCCAAAAAACACTAGATCCAATTAGAGGTCCCTACACAGTTGAAGAGTTTGAAGGCCTGCGTTCTGCTATCCATAAAGCATACGAAAATTGCAAAATAGGAGATGAATATTACATTATATTGATTCTAGTAAACGTGTTTGGGTTGAGGCCAAAGCAAATAGCAGTACTAAAGATTTGTGATTTTCTTATAAGTGCGACTGAGGCAGGGGGAATAGAGTATTCTTTGAATGTCCCCCGTGTGAAGCAGAGAGACGTTGGAGAACGCACTGCTTTTACAAATAGAAAGCTAGGGTCCGAAATCGGGGAGTATCTCAATCTTTGGATTGATGAACTAAAAAACGAGATATCTTTCCGGGGCATTAAACTCAAATACGATGAAGGATTATTTCCTCTTTTCCCTCTTTGGAAACCAAGAAAGAAAGAGATAAACATAAAGAGCCAAGGAGATTATGAATATCACTCTGGCAACGATAGGATTGCCCAAATTGCATGTTCTCAGATTCGCAGAGCAATAAGCGAGAAATCCCATCGGACAGGTGAAAATCTGGCTGTGGGTTCACGTCGTGCTCGACATTACATTGGAACAACCATGGCAGTAAATGGTTGTGGACGACGAGTGATTGCCCATGCTTTAGATCATTCTCATCTGCATTCATGCAAAGCATATATTCAGTTTGGGCAAGAAGCTATTGATGAAATTGATAAGAAATTAGCTCCTCATCAGAAACCTCTGATCGACGCTTTTCGAGGGCGGCTCATCGAAAAGCCAAACCTCTTCGGTACTAGGCAAACATACAATCCTGTCCGGTCCTCCTTGAATACTGAAGAACTGGGGATGTGTGTGAACCCTTCAGGGTGTGCAATCTATTCGATTGATATAGGTGAACCAAGCTCCTTTCTCGCTAGAGTTCCTTTCTCTTGTTATCGTTGTTGGAATTTTAATGCTTTCAATAATCTAGAAGTTCACAAGGAGCATCTTGAAATTCTCAAACGAGAAAAGCAACTGTCTCTGAAGTCCTTTAATGAAGAAGGACTCAACACACAGCCGGGGCTTGCTGTGAGCTATGCCCCGATGATTCGAGCAGTAGAAGATGTTATCGCTAAAATCGAAGCAGGCGATATCTCTGAGTTCGACCTTGAAACCGATATGGTTGATTCCTTCTGAGGTCCAATATGCCCAAGAGTATTACTCCTGAAATTCTCTCTAAATTAGAGCCATACCTTGAACAGCTAGATCAATCCTGGGAGGCCCAACCCGAAGGCCTGCGCCAGCCCACTTTGCCTATCACACCTGATGGTAAGGTTAACGTGAGGGGCATTGCCAAGGCTATTGGCCTGCGACAATCTCAGGAACAACATTTCTTTCGCAAGCCAGAACTGGCCAGCCCTGTAAACGCGCTTGCTCAAGTTCAAGGGGTCAAGTCTATTGGCTCCAGGCTGCTCTCAGATCAGCACGACAAGGCTGCCGTAGATCGCCTTGCAAGGACCGCAACGGAAAGGAATGACCTTGCCCGCGCTTTAGCAGAGAAAGAAGCTGAAATCGAATCCTTACGCGAAGAGAATACCATGTTGTTATCGCGGTTGGCTCAGATCGAGTCCGTTGGTGCTGCAATCCGTACCGAGTCACCGGAGGATTAATGCAGATCCATGTGCAGCGCATAGTCAGTCAAAAGGCTTACGGGACCATCTTCGCGGGTGAAGTTCTCGATGGCGAGCAGACAGGTTGTTCCATCCAGGTAAAAGCATATGCTGCGCGTCTGGTTGGCATACCCTCTTTGGGTGAAACATGGGAAGTCTCAGGACCAATCAAGAGCACTAAATGGGGTGATCAGGTAGAGGCTGAATATGCCTATCGTCAAAGGCCTACAGGTAAACTCATAGTCTCTTTTTTGTCGAGTAACTGCCCCGGCATCGGCCTGACTCGCGCAAAGCGTTTATGGGACAAATGGGGCAACGATCTGGCTGATGTTCTCTCTAATGGCAACATCGCTGAGATCTCAGAGGTTCTCGCTCCAAGTCGCCCCCTGCTTTCTGTTCGGCTGGCCTCTCTTGTCTGCCGTGAGTGGAATAAGCAAGAAGCCGAATCTGACCTAGCTGCTTGGTTTCAAAAACATGGCATTGACTCTCCAAAGCTCTTGAGAATGTGCGCCAACACCTTCGGTAAACAAGCTGTGGATCGACTCCGCAGCAACCCGTGGTGTCTGGCCTCAATGATGAATTGGGAACAATGCGATGCCATTGGCCTCAAAGTGCTGGCTGAGATTGGATCGGCTGCACCGGAGCGGTCAAACAAACGACTCCTTGGGGCCGTTGATTCTGCTACCAGAGATATTCTGGCGTCCGGCTCAACCTCTGTTGGCCTCTTTGATCTTGAATCGTTTCTAGAAGACAAATTGGACGATTCCAAATCTATTCTCGATGCGGTGCAGCTCGGTCTTCATTACGGCGCTATCATTTCTCAAGATGGCAAGTGGATGCCGCCCGGATCAGCCTACATGGAAAGGGCTGTCGTTGGTGCTTTGCGACAACTTGATGACGATGGCCAGATCAACGTCGAAGAACGGAACGTCAGAGATATTTTAACAACGCTCAGTGCTGGCCATGTGAAACCCGACCAAGAACAGTTTCAGGCCATGATCCACATTCTCCGGTCTCCTTTATCCTGCCTCATTGGCGGGGCCGGAACAGGCAAAACTACGATCCTGCGCTACGTCGTGCGGCTCTGGCGCAGACTTGGCGGCAATGTCTTGATGGCAACTCTTTCCGGTAAGGCAGCTTTGAAACTGTCTCAATCAACTGGCCTGCTGGCAAAAACGTTGACTCGCACCTTGGTCGAACTCCAAGAGGATCACGACGAAGAAGGACACGACCTGGCTGAAATCAACGAAAGGACTCTGGTGGTCATAGATGAAGCCAGTATGGTTGATCTTGCTACATTCCACGCGCTGATGAAGCACATGAAGAAAGGTTCCCGGCTGCTTCTGGCCGGTGATCCGGCGCAGTTGCCCCCAATTGGCTTCGGCCTCGTCTTCCATGAGCTTGTGAAGGACGACTCTCTCACGGTTCGGCTCAACAAAATTTATCGTCAGACCGCAGACAGCGGTATTCCAAAGGTTGCAAAGGCTTTGCGCGAAAGGTGCATGCCAACCTTTTCTCAGTATCAAGGCCGAAGGGAAGGCGTGTCCTTAATCCCGGCCTCATTGGACTCTATTCCGGCAATTGTCGAACAGGTAGCAGAAGACCTTGGCGGTTTCGACGGGGAGCTGATGATTGTAACGGCAACCAACCGTGGTCCGGCTGGTGTAGGTCGTCTCAATCGTCTCTTTCACGACAAGTACAAGCAGCAGGCAAGGTTACCCGAACTCAAGGGCAGCTTGGGCCAATACTTCTGCCCAGGAGAGCCGGTGATCCATTTGAAGAACGACTACCAACGAACAGTCTTCAACGGCAGCTTGGGCAAGGTGCTGGACGTGGATCGTGACGAATACAACCTCACGGCAAACCTTGATGGTAAAGTTGTCAGCTTCGATGCGAGCCAGCTCATCGACCTTTCATTGGCCTATTCGATCACCTGTCACAAGTGCCAGGGCAGCCAAGTGAAGCGAGTCATTATCCCTGTCTACCAGACGAGAT encodes:
- a CDS encoding HU family DNA-binding protein; this translates as MTKAELVAKIAEKNGTSKAQAEAAMNAILDTIQEELAAGNKLTLTGFGTFSVSERKARTGRNPRTGTALNIPACKVAQFKPGKVLKEAVR
- a CDS encoding tyrosine-type recombinase/integrase, with amino-acid sequence MPVLVAPDGSVPALPAFYVTSICRPKDSSSTMKIKLTSIKHFYQWADLCGIDLDERFSRREVLTPIEIDSLIYACSLQFKCMLSNFNIASGASTRRGVVSLNPQQEMKSVNAATHYSRLRQIHAYTDWFFLESIKNMDPRSSAYKEALSNKHNMLSWLKERTPKATVVGGNSLVPPKGFDLSVQQRIMEVIESDHPENPWKNDFVKIRNQLYITICLALGIRLGETLKIKTEDVVLSGKTPHIAIRRRVDDPKDKRKRAPKVKTKERPLAIGRDWYPLLRLYIDKYWRRMRNARKHGYLFVSRYGNEFSYEAAMKIFYQLRQKVPGMPDNLTQHLIRHAWNERFSEAGEAKGTPHDVMMESRRFLMGWSVNSRMPDLYDRRFTIRKADEISLEMQDNFFKKDSKE
- a CDS encoding AAA family ATPase, translating into MQIHVQRIVSQKAYGTIFAGEVLDGEQTGCSIQVKAYAARLVGIPSLGETWEVSGPIKSTKWGDQVEAEYAYRQRPTGKLIVSFLSSNCPGIGLTRAKRLWDKWGNDLADVLSNGNIAEISEVLAPSRPLLSVRLASLVCREWNKQEAESDLAAWFQKHGIDSPKLLRMCANTFGKQAVDRLRSNPWCLASMMNWEQCDAIGLKVLAEIGSAAPERSNKRLLGAVDSATRDILASGSTSVGLFDLESFLEDKLDDSKSILDAVQLGLHYGAIISQDGKWMPPGSAYMERAVVGALRQLDDDGQINVEERNVRDILTTLSAGHVKPDQEQFQAMIHILRSPLSCLIGGAGTGKTTILRYVVRLWRRLGGNVLMATLSGKAALKLSQSTGLLAKTLTRTLVELQEDHDEEGHDLAEINERTLVVIDEASMVDLATFHALMKHMKKGSRLLLAGDPAQLPPIGFGLVFHELVKDDSLTVRLNKIYRQTADSGIPKVAKALRERCMPTFSQYQGRREGVSLIPASLDSIPAIVEQVAEDLGGFDGELMIVTATNRGPAGVGRLNRLFHDKYKQQARLPELKGSLGQYFCPGEPVIHLKNDYQRTVFNGSLGKVLDVDRDEYNLTANLDGKVVSFDASQLIDLSLAYSITCHKCQGSQVKRVIIPVYQTRLLDPSWVYTAITRAEIQVVLIGDKKEIERALERKFAADCRSVGFRW
- a CDS encoding SPOR domain-containing protein; this translates as MRDNAERVHRRLVGAGYPGASIAMVSRDGQVLHIVVAGSFADRDQAERVLEALKREFPTSYIIS